The following coding sequences lie in one Mycobacterium sp. DL440 genomic window:
- a CDS encoding alpha/beta fold hydrolase, whose translation MDLRVPTVNIAGRWARGALGAFVSAAAFEHFLGTYRAGMAALPPFELFDVPTSFGTVRAYRFAGPDTGAPVVLLPGRNASTPMYRTNLGPLLERRTVYGIDLLGETGLSVQRKVIRGGLDQAQWLDEALAGLDLENAHLLGVSIGGWTAANCAVHRPGRIASLTLLDPVFTFTGIPAKAMLASVALFAPGVPESWRRRVHSWIAGGSDLAAAAIESALIDAGAKDFTLHTPMPKLFTDEQLRSLDMPVLALIAGRSVMLNPTRAVARARELLVHGQIELWPDASHAINGEYPEGIAQRAGRFWDAV comes from the coding sequence ATGGATCTGCGGGTTCCCACGGTCAACATCGCCGGGCGGTGGGCCCGCGGAGCGCTGGGAGCCTTTGTCTCCGCGGCGGCGTTCGAGCATTTCCTGGGCACCTACCGGGCCGGGATGGCTGCGCTGCCGCCGTTCGAACTGTTCGATGTGCCAACCTCGTTCGGGACCGTACGGGCCTACCGTTTCGCCGGGCCGGACACTGGTGCGCCGGTGGTGCTGCTGCCCGGCCGCAACGCGTCGACGCCGATGTACCGGACAAACCTCGGGCCGTTGCTGGAACGTCGCACTGTCTACGGCATCGATCTGCTCGGTGAGACCGGCTTATCGGTGCAGCGCAAGGTGATTCGTGGCGGTCTGGATCAGGCGCAGTGGCTTGACGAGGCACTGGCCGGGCTCGACCTGGAAAACGCGCATCTACTCGGGGTATCGATCGGCGGCTGGACTGCCGCGAACTGTGCGGTGCATCGGCCCGGGCGGATCGCGTCGCTGACCCTGCTCGATCCGGTATTCACTTTCACCGGTATCCCAGCCAAGGCAATGCTCGCCTCGGTGGCACTGTTCGCGCCGGGCGTACCGGAGAGCTGGCGCCGGCGGGTGCACAGCTGGATAGCCGGCGGTTCCGACCTGGCAGCCGCCGCGATCGAATCCGCGCTGATCGATGCCGGGGCAAAGGATTTCACGCTGCACACGCCGATGCCCAAACTGTTCACCGATGAGCAACTGCGGAGCCTCGACATGCCGGTGCTGGCGTTGATCGCGGGCCGAAGCGTCATGCTCAACCCGACCCGCGCTGTCGCGCGGGCGCGAGAGTTGCTGGTGCACGGTCAGATCGAGCTCTGGCCAGATGCTTCCCACGCCATCAACGGTGAATACCCGGAAGGGATCGCTCAGCGGGCGGGCCGCTTCTGGGACGCCGTGTAG
- a CDS encoding PTS mannitol transporter subunit IICBA gives MSTVEAPRTGVRVHVQKLGTSLSNMVMPNIGAFIAWGLITALFIEQGWLQAIFSGLRDPDGWVAKIGGWGSYDGAGIVGPMITYLLPVLIGYTGGRMIHGNRGAVVGAIATMGVVAGADVPMFMGAMIMGPLGGWAMKKADALWEGKIRPGFEMLVDNFSAGILGMLLAILGFFGVGPIVSSFTRAAGNAVDFLVNNDLLPLTSVLIEPAKVLFLNNAINHGVLTPLGTTQALETGKSILFLLETNPGPGLGVLLAFMVFGRGTARASAPGAAIIQFFGGIHEIYFPYVLMKPKLIAATVLGGMTGVFINVLFGSGLRAPAAPGSIIAIYAQTASGSFLGVTLSVLGATAVSFAVASLLLKTDRADAEPDLAAATAEMEALKGKKSSVASALVGAPRGPVTSIVFACDAGMGSSAMGASVLRKKIHSAGFGDIAVTNQSIANLTDTYDLVVTHRDLTDRARLKTASAVHVSVEDFMSSPRYDEIVEMLGNTNSATDERLREDQTTADERLREDQTTESDVLPLDSIVLAGTATSADAAIDEAGALLVAADAVEPAYVDAMHEREKSVSTYMGNGLAIPHGTNEAKTAIRRTGISFVRYPEPIDWNGKPAEFVVGIAGLGNDHMALLTKIAHVFLDKDEVARLRTATSADEVRAVLSDSK, from the coding sequence ATGTCCACTGTCGAAGCGCCACGCACCGGAGTTCGGGTGCACGTGCAGAAGCTGGGCACCTCGCTGTCGAACATGGTGATGCCGAATATCGGTGCCTTCATCGCCTGGGGCCTGATCACGGCCCTTTTCATCGAGCAAGGCTGGCTGCAGGCGATCTTCTCCGGGCTCAGGGACCCAGACGGATGGGTGGCCAAGATCGGCGGCTGGGGCAGCTATGACGGCGCCGGCATCGTCGGCCCGATGATCACCTACCTGCTGCCCGTACTGATCGGATACACCGGTGGCCGGATGATCCACGGCAACCGCGGCGCCGTCGTCGGCGCGATCGCCACCATGGGGGTGGTCGCCGGCGCTGATGTCCCGATGTTCATGGGCGCGATGATCATGGGGCCACTGGGCGGCTGGGCGATGAAGAAGGCCGACGCACTCTGGGAAGGCAAGATCCGGCCCGGTTTCGAGATGCTCGTCGACAACTTTTCGGCAGGCATTCTGGGCATGCTGCTGGCCATCCTCGGATTCTTCGGTGTCGGACCGATCGTGTCGTCGTTCACCCGCGCCGCTGGAAACGCGGTGGACTTCCTGGTCAACAATGACCTGCTGCCCCTGACCTCAGTGCTCATCGAACCGGCGAAGGTGCTGTTCCTCAACAACGCCATCAACCACGGGGTGCTGACACCGTTGGGCACCACCCAGGCGTTGGAGACCGGCAAGTCGATTCTGTTCCTGTTGGAGACCAACCCCGGCCCCGGCCTGGGAGTCCTGTTGGCATTCATGGTGTTCGGCCGCGGCACTGCCCGTGCCTCAGCCCCGGGTGCCGCGATCATCCAGTTCTTCGGCGGCATCCACGAGATCTACTTCCCGTACGTGCTGATGAAGCCCAAGCTGATCGCCGCCACGGTCCTCGGCGGCATGACCGGCGTCTTCATCAACGTGCTGTTCGGTTCCGGACTGCGCGCCCCGGCCGCACCCGGTTCGATCATCGCGATCTACGCGCAGACCGCGAGCGGCAGCTTCCTCGGGGTGACGTTGTCGGTGCTCGGGGCCACCGCCGTCTCGTTCGCCGTCGCGTCACTGCTGCTCAAGACCGATCGTGCCGATGCCGAACCCGATCTGGCTGCGGCCACCGCCGAGATGGAGGCACTCAAGGGCAAGAAGTCCAGTGTGGCTTCCGCCCTGGTCGGTGCGCCCCGGGGTCCGGTGACCAGCATCGTGTTCGCCTGTGACGCCGGGATGGGGTCCTCGGCGATGGGGGCGTCGGTGCTGCGAAAAAAGATTCATTCGGCCGGATTCGGCGACATCGCCGTGACCAACCAATCCATCGCGAACCTCACCGACACCTACGACCTGGTGGTCACCCACCGCGACCTGACCGACCGGGCGCGCCTGAAAACCGCTTCGGCCGTTCATGTCTCGGTGGAGGACTTCATGAGTTCACCTCGCTACGACGAGATCGTCGAGATGCTTGGGAACACCAATTCGGCTACGGATGAGCGCTTGCGCGAAGACCAGACAACTGCGGATGAGCGCTTGCGCGAAGACCAGACAACTGAGAGCGACGTGCTGCCGCTGGATTCGATCGTGCTGGCCGGCACCGCCACCTCAGCAGACGCCGCCATCGACGAGGCCGGCGCCCTGTTGGTCGCAGCGGACGCCGTCGAGCCGGCCTACGTGGATGCCATGCACGAACGCGAGAAGTCGGTGTCGACCTACATGGGCAACGGTCTGGCCATCCCGCACGGCACCAACGAGGCCAAGACTGCGATCCGCCGTACCGGGATCTCCTTCGTGCGCTACCCCGAACCCATCGACTGGAACGGTAAACCCGCCGAGTTCGTCGTCGGCATCGCCGGATTGGGCAACGACCACATGGCACTGCTGACCAAGATCGCGCACGTCTTCCTCGACAAGGACGAGGTGGCCCGGCTGCGGACGGCGACCAGCGCCGACGAGGTGCGCGCAGTGCTCTCCGACAGCAAATAA
- a CDS encoding zinc-dependent dehydrogenase yields MKALRYYAPEDVRLEDVPEPQCGPDEVKIRVRNCSTCGTDVKILHNGHQNLTPPRTIGHEIAGDIVEVGADVNSAYGTDWTEGDRVQVIAAVPCGECHECRKGWMAVCQNQTSMGYQYDGGFAEYMIVPRQVLKVDGLNRIPDNVGYDEASAAEPFACAINAQDLLGIEEGDTVVVFGAGPIGCMHIRIARGVHNCGPVYLVDVNESRLKISADAVHPDEVINAAEGDVVEKVMELTGGRGADIVITATAANITQEQAIAMAARNGRISFFGGLPKTNPTITCDSNVVHYRQLHIHGANGSAPEHNKRALQYISSGQVPVKDLITRHIPLDDVLDAFSIVQNGEAIKVTVEPAAATAAV; encoded by the coding sequence ATGAAAGCCCTGCGTTACTACGCCCCCGAGGATGTCCGCCTGGAGGATGTGCCGGAGCCCCAGTGCGGCCCTGACGAGGTGAAGATTCGCGTGCGCAACTGCTCCACCTGCGGCACCGATGTCAAGATCCTGCACAACGGGCACCAGAACCTGACCCCGCCACGCACCATCGGGCATGAGATCGCCGGGGACATCGTGGAGGTGGGTGCCGACGTGAATTCCGCCTATGGCACCGATTGGACCGAGGGCGACCGAGTCCAGGTGATCGCGGCGGTCCCGTGCGGAGAATGCCACGAGTGCCGTAAGGGCTGGATGGCCGTGTGCCAGAACCAGACATCGATGGGCTACCAGTACGACGGCGGTTTCGCCGAGTACATGATCGTTCCGCGCCAGGTGCTCAAAGTCGATGGGCTGAACCGGATTCCGGACAACGTCGGCTACGACGAGGCGTCGGCGGCCGAACCGTTCGCGTGCGCGATCAACGCGCAGGATCTGCTTGGTATTGAAGAGGGCGACACAGTCGTGGTGTTCGGTGCCGGCCCCATCGGCTGTATGCACATCCGCATCGCGCGCGGTGTGCACAACTGTGGCCCGGTCTATCTCGTCGACGTGAACGAAAGCCGGCTCAAGATCTCGGCCGACGCCGTGCATCCCGATGAGGTGATCAACGCGGCGGAGGGCGACGTCGTCGAGAAGGTGATGGAACTGACCGGCGGCCGCGGCGCCGACATCGTCATCACCGCCACCGCGGCCAACATCACCCAGGAGCAGGCCATCGCCATGGCGGCCCGAAACGGGCGCATCTCGTTCTTCGGCGGACTGCCCAAGACCAACCCGACCATCACGTGTGATTCGAACGTGGTGCACTACCGGCAGTTGCACATCCACGGCGCCAACGGCTCCGCGCCGGAGCACAACAAGCGTGCGCTGCAGTACATCTCGAGTGGGCAGGTGCCGGTAAAGGACCTCATCACGCGCCACATCCCGCTCGACGATGTGCTCGATGCCTTCTCGATCGTGCAGAACGGTGAGGCCATCAAGGTGACGGTTGAACCTGCCGCTGCGACGGCAGCGGTCTGA
- a CDS encoding PLP-dependent aminotransferase family protein, which translates to MDQIAGADFLQLDPATAPVRGLTDWLADALRSAIADGRLTAGTRFPATRILAGELAVSRGVVVEAYRRLADEGLVSGHAGGGTHVLTQPVRPPRAGPTAPAVSRLPHPRLPVGEGIDLSPGVPDLSAFPRSTWLRAERAVLAETSPEDLGYGDPRGHPRLRAALAPWLGRTRGLRIAPDDILVVAGVAQAVALLAQQLRGEGLDTIAVEDPGSRGAVDELEYWGLRPVPVPVDDDGLLVTELAATGAPTVFLTPAHQFPTGVVLGPHRRRELLEWDGELIIEDDYDAEYRYDRAPVPSLHPSAPDRIAYAGSTSKSLAPALRLGWVVAPPQRHPDLVAAKHATDLGSPTVPQLVLARLLESGEYDRHVRLMRARHRARRDALAEGLAGLQVTGVAAGLHLLVTLPEDVDDAALADDLRAAGVLVHPVSWHRRLPGPPGLVLGYASHPPDRLREAAATIARVVGANR; encoded by the coding sequence ATGGACCAAATTGCGGGCGCGGACTTCCTCCAACTCGACCCGGCGACCGCCCCGGTGCGCGGACTCACCGACTGGCTCGCGGATGCGCTGCGCTCGGCGATCGCAGACGGGAGGCTTACTGCAGGCACCCGTTTTCCGGCGACCCGGATCCTGGCCGGCGAACTGGCGGTATCACGCGGTGTCGTTGTCGAGGCCTATCGGCGCCTCGCCGACGAGGGGCTGGTGAGCGGGCACGCGGGTGGTGGCACCCACGTGCTCACCCAGCCGGTCCGGCCGCCACGGGCAGGCCCAACAGCGCCGGCGGTGTCACGCCTGCCGCATCCTCGCCTGCCGGTCGGTGAGGGAATCGATCTCTCGCCGGGTGTGCCCGACCTGTCGGCATTTCCGCGCAGCACATGGCTGCGAGCCGAGCGCGCGGTGCTGGCCGAGACCTCGCCCGAAGACCTCGGATACGGGGATCCCCGCGGCCATCCACGGTTGCGGGCGGCGCTCGCCCCATGGTTGGGCCGGACCCGTGGGCTGCGGATCGCTCCTGACGACATCCTGGTGGTCGCGGGTGTCGCCCAGGCTGTCGCATTACTTGCCCAGCAGTTGCGCGGTGAAGGCCTCGACACGATCGCGGTCGAGGATCCCGGCTCGCGCGGGGCCGTCGACGAACTCGAGTATTGGGGTCTGCGCCCGGTGCCCGTCCCCGTCGACGACGACGGCCTCCTCGTCACGGAGCTGGCCGCCACCGGCGCACCGACCGTCTTTCTGACCCCGGCGCATCAATTCCCGACAGGTGTGGTGCTGGGCCCGCACCGGCGCCGCGAGCTGCTCGAATGGGACGGGGAGCTGATCATCGAGGACGACTACGACGCCGAATATCGCTACGACCGCGCACCCGTTCCCTCGCTGCACCCGTCGGCGCCGGACCGCATCGCGTACGCCGGCAGTACCTCCAAGAGCCTGGCGCCCGCATTGCGTCTGGGCTGGGTGGTCGCGCCCCCACAGCGCCACCCCGACCTGGTGGCGGCCAAGCACGCCACCGACCTCGGCAGCCCCACCGTGCCGCAGCTGGTGCTCGCCCGGTTGCTGGAATCGGGCGAGTACGACCGGCATGTCCGGCTGATGCGCGCGCGGCACCGGGCCCGGCGCGACGCTTTGGCCGAGGGACTAGCGGGCCTGCAGGTCACCGGAGTTGCCGCCGGTCTGCACCTGCTCGTCACCCTGCCCGAGGACGTCGATGACGCTGCGCTGGCGGACGATCTGCGTGCAGCGGGGGTCCTCGTGCATCCCGTGTCGTGGCACCGGCGGCTACCCGGACCACCCGGCCTGGTTCTCGGGTACGCCTCGCATCCACCGGACCGATTACGCGAAGCCGCAGCCACGATCGCGCGGGTCGTCGGGGCGAATCGGTGA
- a CDS encoding DeoR/GlpR family DNA-binding transcription regulator produces the protein MDSDTRQSRIVEFARSRGRVDVLDLASELDVAAETIRRDLNALAGRRLLKRVHGGAIPLETAAFESTVEYRSQVDLAQKHRIGAAAAHLLHGAETVYLDEGFTPRLIAEQLADQEVTVVTSSLLAAEALAHSETVTVLMIGGRMRGRTLATVDHWAVERLSGLVIDIAFLGTNGITAEHGLTTPDPAVAAVKQTAVNVAQRRVLVAAHSKFGETSFCRFAHVSDFESIVTGTELPAEEAQRYEALGPSVIRA, from the coding sequence GTGGATTCAGATACCCGCCAGAGTCGCATCGTCGAGTTCGCGCGCAGCCGGGGCCGCGTCGATGTGTTGGATCTGGCCTCCGAACTCGACGTCGCAGCCGAAACCATCCGTCGCGACCTCAATGCGCTGGCCGGGAGACGACTGCTCAAACGTGTGCACGGCGGCGCGATCCCACTGGAGACCGCAGCGTTCGAATCCACCGTCGAATACCGCAGCCAGGTGGACCTGGCCCAGAAGCACCGCATCGGTGCTGCAGCGGCACATCTATTGCACGGTGCCGAAACCGTCTACCTGGATGAGGGTTTCACGCCACGGCTGATCGCCGAACAGCTCGCCGATCAGGAAGTGACCGTGGTGACATCATCGCTGCTGGCCGCCGAGGCGCTGGCACACAGCGAGACCGTCACCGTCCTGATGATCGGTGGGCGCATGCGAGGACGCACCCTGGCCACCGTCGACCACTGGGCGGTGGAGCGACTGAGCGGCCTGGTGATCGATATCGCCTTCCTGGGCACCAACGGGATCACTGCCGAGCATGGCCTGACCACCCCGGACCCCGCGGTGGCAGCGGTGAAGCAGACGGCCGTGAACGTCGCGCAGCGGCGCGTACTGGTGGCTGCGCATTCGAAGTTCGGGGAGACGAGTTTCTGCCGGTTCGCTCACGTCTCCGATTTCGAGTCGATCGTCACCGGCACCGAGTTGCCCGCCGAGGAAGCACAGCGCTATGAAGCACTGGGGCCGTCGGTGATCCGCGCCTGA
- a CDS encoding DMT family transporter, with protein sequence MSSPTRAGLSGALGMTFVGGSVAVSGALADAPLHTAQALRYGIACVLLLAWARCTGQPLRRPRGSDWFWLLSVTGSGLMLFNVALVYGSRHAEPAVLAVAVACVPVALATMGPLLEGHQPRSRVLAAAVVVSVGAVVVEGLGHADAIGLFWAAVVFACEAGFTLLAVPVLSSHGPAGVSVHTTWMAAVMFGVLALTTEGWRAASSFDVGEILSIGYLAVCVTAVAFVLWYTCVRALGAGRAGLLTGVAPIAAAVIGIPVTGTFPAAPVWTGIGLIACGVMLGFSEDPTRDDRAVRPLPSQRQVQPSP encoded by the coding sequence ATGTCCAGCCCCACCCGCGCCGGTCTGTCCGGCGCCCTCGGCATGACGTTCGTCGGCGGCAGCGTGGCCGTCTCGGGTGCACTCGCCGACGCGCCACTGCACACCGCGCAGGCACTGCGCTACGGCATTGCGTGCGTGCTGTTGCTCGCTTGGGCCCGATGCACCGGCCAACCACTGCGCCGTCCGCGGGGCTCCGACTGGTTCTGGCTGCTGAGTGTGACCGGGAGCGGCCTGATGCTGTTCAACGTGGCCCTGGTGTACGGATCCCGCCATGCCGAACCCGCGGTGCTGGCAGTCGCGGTGGCCTGCGTGCCGGTGGCGCTGGCGACGATGGGACCACTACTGGAAGGTCACCAGCCGCGGAGCCGGGTGCTTGCCGCAGCCGTCGTGGTCAGCGTCGGGGCGGTGGTCGTCGAAGGGCTGGGCCACGCGGATGCCATCGGATTGTTCTGGGCCGCAGTGGTATTCGCGTGCGAGGCCGGCTTCACGCTCCTGGCGGTGCCGGTGCTGAGCTCGCACGGTCCTGCGGGAGTTTCGGTGCACACCACCTGGATGGCTGCCGTGATGTTCGGCGTGCTCGCGCTGACCACCGAAGGGTGGAGAGCAGCAAGCAGTTTCGATGTCGGCGAGATCCTGTCGATCGGCTATCTGGCCGTCTGCGTGACGGCCGTCGCATTCGTCCTCTGGTACACGTGCGTGCGCGCGTTGGGCGCCGGGCGAGCCGGGTTGCTGACCGGAGTGGCGCCCATTGCCGCGGCGGTGATCGGCATACCTGTCACCGGGACCTTTCCCGCCGCACCGGTGTGGACCGGCATCGGCCTGATCGCGTGCGGGGTGATGCTGGGCTTCAGCGAAGACCCCACACGTGATGACCGCGCCGTCAGACCGCTGCCGTCGCAGCGGCAGGTTCAACCGTCACCTTGA
- a CDS encoding NAD(P)H-hydrate dehydratase, translating into MRYYYSADAIRAAEAPLLESLPDGVLMGRAAYGLARAIAIELKLRTGGIAGRRICAVVGSGDNGGDALWAATFLRRRGAAADAVLLNPERTHAKALTAFRRAGGRVVSGIAAATDLVVDGVVGISGRGPLRPNAAAVFEANTAPVVAVDIPSGLDVQTGAADGPHVRAVLTVTFGGLKPVHALGECGRVELVDIGLDLAPSDLAGFEVADVRTHWPIPGPHDDKYTQGVTGVVSGSATYPGAAVLSTGAAVAATSGMVRYVGSAGPQVLSHWPEVIAAPSSQEAGRVQAWVVGPGLGTDDTAKAALRFALDSDLPVIVDADALTLLATDPGLLRGRSAPTVLTPHAGEYERLAGDPPGADRVAATRGLAEKLGATVLLKGNVTVIASPGHTTYLNPAGQSWAATAGSGDVLSGIIGALLAAGLPAGAAAAAAAFVHARAANLSAADPGPSPAPTSASRILAHVRAAIAAL; encoded by the coding sequence ATGCGGTACTACTACTCGGCCGATGCGATCCGTGCCGCCGAGGCGCCACTGCTGGAATCGCTGCCCGACGGTGTGCTGATGGGCCGCGCCGCGTATGGGCTGGCGAGGGCGATCGCCATCGAACTGAAGCTGCGTACCGGAGGCATTGCCGGCCGGCGGATCTGTGCGGTGGTGGGCTCCGGTGACAACGGCGGCGACGCCTTGTGGGCGGCGACGTTCCTGCGCCGCCGCGGAGCGGCCGCCGATGCGGTCCTGCTGAACCCGGAGCGCACCCACGCCAAGGCGCTGACGGCATTCCGGCGGGCCGGGGGCCGCGTGGTGTCCGGGATCGCCGCAGCAACCGATCTGGTGGTCGACGGTGTCGTCGGCATCTCCGGGCGCGGCCCGTTGCGTCCCAACGCCGCGGCGGTATTCGAGGCCAACACCGCTCCCGTGGTCGCCGTCGACATCCCCAGCGGCCTCGATGTGCAGACCGGTGCCGCCGACGGCCCACACGTGCGAGCCGTCCTGACCGTCACGTTCGGCGGCCTCAAACCCGTACATGCACTGGGCGAATGCGGTCGCGTCGAGCTCGTCGACATCGGCCTGGACCTGGCGCCCTCCGACCTGGCCGGGTTCGAGGTGGCCGATGTCCGGACCCACTGGCCGATCCCGGGGCCGCACGACGACAAGTACACCCAAGGGGTGACGGGCGTGGTGTCCGGCTCGGCGACCTATCCCGGTGCGGCCGTGTTGAGCACGGGGGCCGCGGTGGCTGCCACCTCCGGCATGGTCCGCTATGTGGGAAGCGCTGGACCGCAGGTGCTTTCGCACTGGCCAGAGGTGATCGCCGCGCCCAGTTCGCAGGAGGCAGGCCGGGTCCAGGCCTGGGTGGTCGGGCCCGGACTGGGCACCGATGACACGGCGAAGGCCGCGCTGCGTTTCGCGCTCGATTCCGACCTTCCGGTGATCGTCGACGCCGACGCTCTCACGCTGCTTGCCACCGATCCGGGCCTGCTCCGCGGGCGCAGCGCACCGACTGTGCTGACACCGCATGCCGGCGAATACGAGCGGCTGGCCGGAGATCCACCGGGCGCCGACCGCGTCGCCGCTACCCGCGGCCTGGCCGAAAAACTCGGCGCCACCGTGCTGCTCAAAGGCAACGTCACCGTCATCGCCTCGCCCGGGCACACCACGTATCTCAACCCTGCGGGCCAATCCTGGGCTGCCACAGCCGGATCCGGCGATGTGCTGTCCGGGATCATCGGCGCCCTGCTGGCCGCCGGACTGCCGGCCGGGGCGGCCGCGGCCGCAGCCGCCTTCGTTCATGCCCGCGCCGCCAACCTGTCGGCGGCCGACCCCGGTCCCAGCCCGGCGCCGACCTCGGCGTCACGCATCCTCGCCCATGTCCGCGCGGCGATCGCCGCGCTGTAG